The DNA segment TTAACGATTCTAATGCGCTGCGACAAACTGTTATGTCCGGCGCATCATGCTTTCGACCGTTCGGCAGACGACCGTTGTGGCAGATCGGCTACGTCTATCCGCGGCAACAATCCCGTGCAAGCAGGGCGAGTTGCACTCGGTTCCTCGCACCGAACCGTCCCTGCAGTCGCTGCAGCTGGTTTCGGATAGTGTTGGGCGAGAGGCCCAGATCTCGCGCGATCTCCTTATTACTCTCACCCTTGATGAGGCAGGCCAGCACCTCCCTGTCCCGCTGTGTCAGGGCCTCTCCACCCGGAAGGATGCAGGGCAGCGCGTTGTCGGCGCCCTGTCCCTGCCGACTCCCTTCGGAGCGGCTGGCACGCGCGAACAGGCTTCGTACCAGGCTGCCCGACACGCGGCACTCACCCCTGCCGGCCGCCTTGATGGCTTCGATCAGTCGTTCCGGCGGGACATCCTTCAGCATGTAACCGCAGGCGCCAGAACGGATGGCCCGTATCAGCACATCGTCGTCGTCGCATACTGTCAGCACGATCACCTGCAGGTCTCCCTGTATCTGAAACAGGCGCGACATGCCGTCCACGCCGTTGACGTCGGGCAGATTGTGGTCCAGCAGTATCACATCGACGTGCCTGGCCTTC comes from the Gammaproteobacteria bacterium genome and includes:
- a CDS encoding response regulator transcription factor, which encodes MQSIEPAGRHDQPVEVLIVDDHPIFRQGIRHLLESEQGVRGIGEAGSIEEATGWLKARHVDVILLDHNLPDVNGVDGMSRLFQIQGDLQVIVLTVCDDDDVLIRAIRSGACGYMLKDVPPERLIEAIKAAGRGECRVSGSLVRSLFARASRSEGSRQGQGADNALPCILPGGEALTQRDREVLACLIKGESNKEIARDLGLSPNTIRNQLQRLQGRFGARNRVQLALLARDCCRG